One Phycisphaera mikurensis NBRC 102666 DNA window includes the following coding sequences:
- a CDS encoding PEP-CTERM sorting domain-containing protein: protein MKFLLPALAAFAAASPAAGASLQIDAGPTIGGFDAFAFTLLPEQLDGGFDTIETIVTATSGSFLTDSDTAASLLNVGDDETSFSAFLTAPSAFGGKGLSEFGYTEQSALLSGTYASLGNNSASEGDVLLSQVAFAAGTPGSGTVRVNLFDNGLVVDQITESFVVPEPASLALLAAGGVAILGRRRAA, encoded by the coding sequence ATGAAGTTCCTTCTGCCCGCCCTCGCCGCCTTCGCCGCCGCTTCGCCCGCGGCCGGTGCCTCGCTCCAGATCGACGCCGGCCCGACCATCGGCGGCTTCGACGCCTTCGCCTTCACGCTCCTGCCCGAGCAGCTCGACGGTGGATTCGACACCATCGAGACCATCGTGACCGCCACCAGCGGCAGCTTCCTGACCGACTCGGACACCGCCGCGAGCCTGCTCAACGTCGGCGACGACGAGACCAGCTTCTCCGCGTTCCTGACGGCCCCGTCCGCCTTCGGCGGCAAGGGCCTCAGCGAGTTCGGCTACACCGAGCAGTCGGCGCTGCTCTCGGGCACCTACGCGAGCCTCGGGAACAACTCGGCCTCCGAGGGCGACGTGCTGCTCTCGCAGGTCGCCTTCGCCGCCGGCACGCCGGGCTCGGGCACGGTGCGTGTCAACCTGTTCGACAACGGCCTGGTCGTCGACCAGATCACCGAGAGCTTCGTCGTGCCCGAGCCCGCCTCCCTCGCCCTGCTCGCCGCCGGGGGCGTCGCCATCCTCGGCCGCCGCCGCGCCGCCTGA
- a CDS encoding Gfo/Idh/MocA family protein: MSNPSPHRVGLGVIGLGGFARFSLQHFVQAPGVELVAAGGVTSDEARHAAARYGIPVLESNDELCAHPGIDWVYINTPPFLHFEHAMLALRAGKHVLIEKPLATEIGHAEALMVEADERGLRLVTNLMQRYNPLLETLGTVLREGLLGAPLFFNLTNHAVDQGLPSGHWFWDRDKSGGIFVEHGVHFFDMATMLLGPGRIDSAGSARRASDGAEDQVWCDGRFGSAIARFYHGFNQTAATEAQRFEIVCERGQITMEGWIPLAATITATVDLAATRRLTELAPAARLRVLEQFPPDRQEVRGHGRMHRVDQSIRLDVPPASPKSELYGELLQRLFTEQTAPDAASNSNSLRLQPDDGLESLRLAIAARDLADAADAADPPED; this comes from the coding sequence ATGAGCAACCCCTCCCCCCACCGCGTCGGCCTCGGCGTCATCGGCCTCGGCGGCTTCGCCCGCTTCTCGCTGCAGCACTTCGTGCAGGCCCCCGGCGTGGAGCTGGTCGCTGCCGGCGGCGTCACCAGCGACGAGGCCCGCCACGCCGCGGCCCGCTACGGCATCCCGGTGCTGGAGAGCAATGACGAGCTCTGCGCCCACCCCGGCATCGACTGGGTCTACATCAACACCCCGCCCTTCCTGCACTTCGAGCACGCGATGCTCGCGCTGCGGGCGGGCAAGCACGTCCTCATCGAGAAGCCGCTCGCCACCGAGATCGGTCACGCCGAGGCCCTGATGGTGGAGGCCGACGAGCGGGGCCTCCGCCTCGTCACCAACCTCATGCAGCGCTACAACCCGCTGCTGGAGACCCTCGGCACGGTCCTGCGCGAGGGCCTGCTCGGCGCGCCGCTGTTCTTCAACCTCACCAACCACGCCGTGGACCAGGGCCTGCCCTCCGGGCACTGGTTCTGGGACCGCGACAAGAGCGGCGGCATCTTCGTCGAGCACGGCGTGCACTTCTTCGACATGGCCACGATGCTGCTCGGCCCCGGCCGCATCGACTCCGCCGGCAGCGCCCGCCGCGCGAGCGACGGCGCCGAAGACCAGGTCTGGTGCGACGGCCGCTTCGGTTCCGCCATCGCCCGCTTCTACCACGGCTTCAACCAGACCGCCGCCACCGAAGCCCAACGCTTCGAGATCGTCTGCGAGCGCGGGCAGATCACGATGGAGGGCTGGATCCCACTCGCCGCCACCATCACCGCCACCGTCGATCTCGCCGCCACCCGCCGCCTCACCGAGCTCGCCCCCGCGGCCCGCCTCCGCGTGCTCGAGCAGTTCCCGCCGGACCGCCAGGAGGTTCGCGGCCACGGCCGGATGCATCGCGTCGACCAGTCGATCCGCCTGGACGTCCCGCCCGCCAGCCCCAAGAGCGAGCTCTACGGCGAGCTGCTCCAGCGCCTCTTCACCGAGCAGACCGCACCCGACGCCGCCTCGAACTCCAACTCCCTCCGCCTGCAACCCGACGACGGCCTGGAGAGCCTCCGCCTCGCCATCGCCGCCCGCGACCTGGCCGATGCTGCGGACGCGGCCGACCCGCCGGAGGATTGA